Sequence from the Cervus elaphus chromosome 19, mCerEla1.1, whole genome shotgun sequence genome:
AGGAGAGGAAAAAAGCAGAGGTAGTTTCAGTATCATATGATTATAGTAATCAGAGCACAAAACTTAGGTTGCCAAAGGAAATGATCTGTATTACGCTGCACACAAAAACCATTGCCAAATTATAACTGAAGACTTCACTCTTGAAACTGCAGCTTCACCTTGTCCAGCCTTGATAACTGACCTCCCCTTCAAATACTGAGTTCACTACTGTAAATACAAAATGACCGAAGGGGCACTGTTTATCCGTCATGAATTATGACACCTTTTGTAAATACTGAACCTATTTAGAGTGTATTTTATAGAAATTACTTACCACTTGCTTGACAGTttgaatttttgccattttatacCATGTATTTTCAGTAGAGTTTTGCCATATTATATAACCACTGGCAACCCAGGCTAAATGTCGAACTGGCTTCATTTCTGGAGGTACATTTCCAAAACTGTCTGGTGAAGGAAATATTTATAtgataaatggaattattttacaTAGAGAGTATTaaccttttaaatgtaaattctaAGTCATTTCTTAGTTTTCTTCAAATGTGTGCAGAAAGTAATTTAATTAAGCTATGTCTATCAAGTCCTAAGACCTTTATTGTTGTTAGATTAGTAATGAATATTTTGTGAAATTCAGTTTATTTCCAGCATAATGTAAACATCTTAACATTTTTGAGCATAGGTAAATtgatactgtttttaaaattgaaaaatattttcctctgctatatatttatatacctgGAATATTTTGTGCTTCTAGTGGTTCCTTCATGGACTTGAGTCTTTGATAAAATGTGTTATCTTCTTCATCTGggttttttccaatttctccttcAAATGTGAAGTTGACTTCTGGTGCCGTCTCTTGTCCCATTGGAGGGTACAGCACTTCAGCTGTGCAGTCCACTGTAACTTCCTGTTTGAAACATTTTGCAAAAGATCTTTACATGTAAATGGACATCCATTACTAATTATTATTCTTTGAGATAGAACCTTTAAAGCATTGTCCCCTTATGGTATTACTTCAGACTGGACTTCAATGTGCCTATTTCAGAGGTATCTAATTCATGGTGGCCcagtaattttcttgaagtgaagttgctcagtcatgtccgactctttgcgaccctgtagactgtagcctaccaggctcctccgtctatgggattttccaagcaagagtattggagtgggttgccatttccttctgcaggggatcttcccgacccagggatcgaacccaggtcttgcgcagtgtaggcagatgcttaaccgtctgagccactagggaagtcgaTTTTCTTAGAGGTAGCTAAAAATAAGTAACTTAGTTTATAACATATAAAGTCTCATAATCTTGTAAATTCGTTGAAAATTTTGAATGTATTTCACTAGTAATGGGAAGTCCATCTCTAAAGCAGATTTTAGTCTGACTTTATTAAGTCTTTCTATTCTTCTCTCCTCctgaaataacagaaattttCTCAAACTCAGATTCATTTCAATCTGTATCCAGATGTAAAATGAGAAGATTGTAGCATTGGTTCTGCTTTAGATGAATATTCGTCTAGCAGCTCAGATGCCTTTTAGTGAATCTCTCTCTATTAGCCTGTATCTCTTAGTTATGCTTAACAAATGggcaagttttttaaaatttcaagatggTTACAGTACAACTGGCAGTTCCTTCCTTTTAAGTTTATCTCGTTAATAATTTGAGaggtgtataatttttaaaactggccCTGCCCCATTACTGAAGGGTTCTAATCGGAACACAGTGGTATCAGTTGGCCACTCTGTTGCTCGTAAATAACTAAAAGCACttgctttctttaaataaaagaaacagaatgagacagaaataaaaaacacCTAATGATGATTAGAGTTAATTATTTCACTTCTTCATATTAGGCATAAATTCACACTGACCCATgcatatataacatttttaaaggaaatttatttatattgaagtatCTAGAGCCTCTTTTCTAAATAGCACAATAGAAATACTAAGTGTATCTCAGAATACACAAAAAGTGAAAACTAACCCTTGTATGATGATCATTTTTTTTGAGGCAGGAATTTCACAACaactttttctcaaaaaaaaaaaaaaaacaaatcaatccTATGATTTAATCAGCAGAGGTGACCTGGAATGTTAGgaatcaaattttatttcataataaagGATATCTCACTTACTTTTTGGATAATTTCTTCCACAGAAAATTTAAGACGATACTTATGTCCTCTTCCTGGAATAtcctaaaattaagaaaatgtgttATTATAACAACAAATAAAGTCTTTATATGGTTAGGGGAATCCATGCTCTTTTGATGGGGCCGGGGGAAGCTGACTGTTGGAGGTAAACGACTAAAGCCTTAGACCTTGAGCAAAGCATGTCACTGTGTGTGTGAGGGCTGATTTAGTAGGTCCTCTAAGCAGGGTTATTTTGGATGAGAACAAAAGAGTGGGATAAAACCATGTATATTCGGTTATAATTCACTTTAAATCATCAGAGAACTTTGACATCTGGATCTGTGACCCTAAGTTCCACAtaagaaaatttaacatttttaattctaAAGATGACAAATAGGATACCCACTGAAAAGATTTTTCATAAAGCCTCCAAACAGAATTCCATTTTGAGATTACTGCAAAGTGGTTAGAGATGTTAAGTACTGCTTTTACCTGTGTATTAGTGGACCTGCAGAATGAgactttaataaattttataacaGTAAGACAAACATTTAGGTACTTCACTTTTGAATCAAGATATAATTGAAAGTTTATACCTAATTATGTTACCTAGTGTGGTTTTGAAATATGTACTCCCTGTCAGCTCTTACAGACTGTTAGCAGTTAAACTTCTGTCAGATCCATTAGATGTCAGTAAAATGGAAACAGGCTTAGTGATTGCTAAGGTCTTAAGCATAGCACTTAATTTACCCTGTTAGCCAGACAGCGCCCGTCACTCAGCAGTCAGCGGCAGTAGTGTTTGGGTCAGCCCACAATTCCTTCACTCTAACTTCAGTTTTGTCAGTTTCTGGTTTGGTTTGTTCGTCTGTTTACCCTTCGTTTTGGTCAAATGAACGACTGGTCTTAAGATACAGGCAGTGAAGAATGTTACGCAAGACCAGAGCTTTTGCTGGTCCAGATTGGAGCAGCAGATGAGAAACATGGTACCCGTTTTAAGAAACTTTCGAAAATGGTTCCTTTAGGTTTCACttgggggaagggggagaagCCGCCCCAAACAGAGAACATTTATCCATTTCCTTGTAATAGTGCCCATAAAAACTGTATcagtgtgtgtgtccctgtgaaAACAACCAACAGCCCCGGGGCTGCCCCCAgagactagagaaaagccagaaaTACCAGCTTCTCTAGAGAGGCAGCAGTGAGACCCGAAGCAGGCATGGTGCCCGGGGGAGCTGGGAGCGGACGAGCCGGGAGCGGAGGGGATGGAGGGACGCTGGCCGTGCCCCGCCGCCCCCTGCCCGACTCACCTCCAGGCTGGCTTGTGTGACCGTCTGCACCAGAAACACCTTGTGCGGGGTCCCCTGCTGGTAGTTGATGCAGCTCTCGACCACCGAGGCCGCCCTGGCGGCCGGGTAGTGGGTCGGAGGGATTTCCATTCTTGCGGAGTGTTGGCTGGGCTGGTGAGCGTCCGCGTCCCGGTCCTGCCTGCTGCCGGGCAGCCCAGCCGGAAAAGTCCTCCCGCCGCCTGGGGGCTGGGCGTGGGCTGGGGCGGGGTCAGCGGCTCCTTCCCGCtcgctctccttccctccttccgaTTCCGAAAGCGGCTGCCTGGGAGCTGGCTCCTGCCGGGGCCCCTTGTGGAGCCCCGCCCTGCTGCCGCCTGCAAGTCCTCTCCGGTTCCTGCACCGAGCGCCCCCTCCTCCTctaagtgggggtggggaggggtgggggtgcccGGGACCACAGCCTTCCTGGTATCAACCCGAACCGAGGCGCGGGACGGGCGTTCTGGCGTTTGCCTCACTGCAGCATCTCCTCCGGGGCTTCGAGTTTCCCCTCCGTGAAAAGTCTGGTTGCTTCACTTGCAGAACGGAGCAACTTCCTCATCCACCACCCGCGGTGTCAGGCTCGGGCAAAGTCCAGAGGAGCTCCCGGTAGGGAGTCACTGCGTTTCCTCCTTTTCCCTCTACTTTCCAGGAGCAAGCTTGCTCATCCCCAGGTTTCTGTGATGTTGGATCGGTTCTGCCCAAATCAGGGTTTGAAAGACTGCAAATAATAGCATTAATTTGGAGGATTTAGGGCAGGGGAATTTTACAACGTACTTGGACCCCTCTCTTCCTCTGCTAATCTTAGAAAAGATTTTGATGACACCATGCTTCCAACTTTCTGGATCACTTTGAAAGAGGatt
This genomic interval carries:
- the LXN gene encoding latexin; amino-acid sequence: MEIPPTHYPAARAASVVESCINYQQGTPHKVFLVQTVTQASLEDIPGRGHKYRLKFSVEEIIQKEVTVDCTAEVLYPPMGQETAPEVNFTFEGEIGKNPDEEDNTFYQRLKSMKEPLEAQNIPDSFGNVPPEMKPVRHLAWVASGYIIWQNSTENTWYKMAKIQTVKQVQRNDDFIELDYTILLHDIASQEIIPWQMQVLWHPQYGTKVKHNSRLPKEAQLE